Proteins encoded by one window of Vigna radiata var. radiata cultivar VC1973A chromosome 5, Vradiata_ver6, whole genome shotgun sequence:
- the LOC106761964 gene encoding probable inositol transporter 2, which translates to MEGGVPEADISAFRECLSLSWKNPYVLRLAFSAGIGGLLFGYDTGVISGALLYIRDEFKEVDRKTWLQEAIVSTAIAGAIIGASVGGWINDRFGRKKGIVLADILFFAGSAIMAAARSPTVLIVGRVFVGIGVGMASMASPLYISEASPTRVRGALVSLNSFLITGGQFLSYLINLAFTKAPGTWRWMLGVAAAPALVQVVLMLTLPESPRWLYRKGREEEAKAILKKIYSPSEVEGEIQALKESVDMEIKESSEKIGLIKLLRTPAVRRGLYAGMGLLIFQQFVGINTVMYYSPTIVQLAGFASNRTALLLSLITAGLNAFGSIVSIYFIDKAGRKKLALISLCGVVFSLAMLTVSFRESEMHAPMVSAIGTSQFNNTCPDYKAAVNPNEWSCMTCLKASSSCGFCAADDKLLPGACLISNDITKKLCGSDHRAWYTRGCPSKYGWSALVGLALYIIFFSPGMGTVPWVVNSEIYPLRYRGICGGIASTTVWISNLIVSESFLSLTEAIGTAWTFMMFGIVAVVAIFFVVIYVPETKGVPMEEVEKMLEQRSLQFKFWQKRYSGTEKH; encoded by the exons aTGGAAGGAGGTGTGCCTGAGGCTGATATCTCAGCTTTCAGAGAATGTTTATCTCTTTCATGGAAAAACCCTTACGTTCTTCGCCTTGCTTTCTCTGCTGGAATCGGTGGTCTTCTCTTTGGTTATGACACTG GAGTTATATCTGGGGCTCTGTTGTATATCAGAGATGAATTCAAAGAAGTGGATAGAAAAACTTGGCTTCAG GAAGCCATAGTGAGTACTGCAATTGCTGGAGCAATCATAGGGGCTTCAGTTGGAGGATGGATCAACGATCGAtttggaagaaagaaaggaattGTTCTAGCAGATATCCTCTTTTTTGCTGGGTCTGCTATTATGGCTGCTGCGAGAAGCCCAACTGTTCTCATTGTGGGTCGTGTGTTCGTTGGCATTGGTGTTGGTATGGCTTCAATGGCATCGCCCCTCTACATTTCAGAGGCTTCACCAACCCGAGTAAGAGGAGCCCTTGTGAGTCTCAACAGTTTTCTCATCACTGGAGGACAGTTCCTTTCATACCTCATCAACTTGGCCTTCACCAAG GCACCAGGGACATGGAGGTGGATGTTAGGGGTAGCAGCAGCACCAGCTTTGGTTCAAGTTGTATTAATGTTGACACTCCCAGAATCACCTCGTTGGCTGTACCGAAAG GGTAGGGAAGAGGAGGCAAAAGCAATTCTGAAAAAGATTTACTCGCCTAGCGAAGTTGAAGGTGAAATTCAGGCTTTGAAGGAATCAGTTGATATGGAAATTAAGGAATCATCAGAGAAGATCGGCTTGATCAAACTGTTGAGAACCCCAGCTGTGAGAAGAGGTTTATATGCAGGCATGGGTCTTCTAATCTTCCAGCAGTTTGTGGGGATCAACACTGTGATGTACTACAGCCCCACCATTGTTCAGTTAGCTGGTTTTGCATCTAACAGAACAGCACTGCTTCTGTCACTCATCACAGCTGGTTTGAATGCATTTGGTTCAATTGTGAGTATATACTTTATTGACAAGGCTGGTAGGAAAAAGCTTGCTCTGATCAGTTTGTGTGGAGTTGTGTTTTCCCTGGCTATGCTAACTGTCTCTTTTCGAGAAAGTGAAATGCATGCTCCAATGGTGAGTGCCATTGGAACCTCTCAGTTCAACAACACATGTCCTGATTACAAAGCAGCTGTGAACCCTAATGAATGGAGTTGCATGACATGCCTAAAGGCTTCATCATCTTGTGGTTTTTGTGCTGCTGATGACAAG CTTTTACCGGGGGCATGTTTGATCTCCAATGATATCACAAAGAAATTGTGTGGCAGTGATCATAGGGCATGGTACACTAGGGGGTGTCCTAGCAAATATGGTTGGAGTGCCTTAGTAGGCCTTGCTCTTTACATAATTTTCTTCTCACCTGGGATGGGAACAGTTCCATGGGTTGTGAACTCTGAGATCTATCCCTTGAGGTACAGAGGAATCTGTGGAGGAATAGCATCCACAACTGTTTGGATTTCCAACCTCATTGTTTCAGAATCCTTTTTGTCCTTGACAGAAGCTATTGGGACAGCGTGGACATTCATGATGTTTGGAATTGTAGCCGTTGTGGCCATTTTCTTTGTCGTTATATATGTACCTGAGACCAAAGGGGTTCCAATGGAAGAAGTGGAGAAGATGCTGGAACAAAGATCATTGCAGTTTAAGTTTTGGCAGAAGAGATATTCTGGCACTGAGAAGCACTGA
- the LOC106761963 gene encoding pentatricopeptide repeat-containing protein At4g21300 — translation MLSQNLCCMFRLAISRSKFMHTATNIGNNVISKSHLLAPETQGSLTTHLESLFQACSDAYLLQQVRQVHTQVVVGGMNDICSLSSRILGLYVLCGRIKDAGNLFFRLELCYALPWNWMIRGLYMLEWFDFSLLFYFKMLGSKVSPDKYTFPYVIKACGGLNNVPLCMVIHNMARLMGFHVDLFVGSALIKLYADNGYIHDARLVFDELPLRDTILWNVMLHGYVKIGDFENAIGTFRDMRTSYSRANSVTYTCILSICAMKGKFCVGTQLHGLVIGSGFEFDPQVANTLVAMYSKCGNLLDARKLFNTMSQTDTVSWNGLMAGYVQNGFSDEAAPLFNAMISAGVKPDAVTFASFLPSVLKTGSLKHCKEVHGYIVRHRVPFDVYLKSALIDIYFKGGDVKMAYKIFQQNTLVDVAVCTAMISGYVLNGLNRDAINIFRWLIKEGMVPNCLTMASVLPACAAMAAIKLGKELHCDILKKRLENIVNVGSAITDMYAKCGRVDLAYEFFKRMSQRDSVCWNSMLSSFSQNGKPEMAIDLFRQMGISGAKYDTVSLSSALSAASNLPALYYGKEMHAYVIRNAFSFDTFVASALIDMYSKCGKLALARCVFDLMDGKNEVSWNSIIAAYGNHGFPRECLDLFHEMLGAGIHPDHVTFLVILSACGHAGLVDEGIHYFHCMTTEYGISARMEHYACMVDLYGRAGRLHEAFDTVKSMPFTPDAGVWGTLLGACRLHGNVELAKLASGHLVDMDPKNSGYYVLLSNVHADAGEWASVLKIRSLMKEKGVQKIPGYSWIDVNGGTHMFSAADGNHPKSVEIYLILKSLLPELRKQGYIPQPYLPLHPQIMGRH, via the coding sequence ATGTTATCTCAAAATCTGTGCTGTATGTTTAGACTCGCAATTTCAAGGTCCAAATTCATGCACACAGCAACAAACATAGGCAACAATGTTATCTCGAAATCACATCTTTTGGCCCCGGAGACCCAAGGTTCTCTCACAACCCATTTGGAATCTTTGTTCCAGGCTTGTTCAGATGCTTATTTGCTTCAACAAGTTAGACAAGTTCACACTCAAGTTGTTGTTGGTGGTATGAATGATATTTGCTCACTGAGTTCCAGAATTTTGGGCCTGTATGTTCTTTGTGGTAGAATCAAGGATGCAGGAAACTTGTTCTTCAGGCTTGAATTGTGCTATGCTCTTCCCTGGAATTGGATGATAAGAGGGCTTTACATGTTGGAgtggtttgatttttctttgttgttttacTTCAAGATGTTGGGTAGTAAAGTTTCACCTGACAAATACACATTCCCTTATGTGATTAAAGCTTGTGGGGGTTTGAATAATGTGCCGTTGTGTATGGTGATTCATAACATGGCTCGATTGATGGGATTTCATGTCGACTTGTTTGTCGGTAGTGCTTTGATCAAGTTGTATGCAGACAATGGTTATATTCATGATGCACGACTTGTGTTTGATGAATTGCCCCTGAGAGACACCATTTTGTGGAATGTGATGCTTCATGGTTATGTGAAAATTGGAGATTTTGAAAATGCAATAGGGACTTTTCGTGACATGAGGACCTCTTACAGTAGGGCTAATTCAGTGACATATACTTGTATTTTGTCTATATGTGCTATGAAAGGGAAATTTTGTGTTGGTACTCAGCTTCATGGTCTTGTTATTGGAAGTGGATTTGAGTTTGATCCACAGGTAGCAAATACACTGGTTGCCATGTATTCAAAATGCGGGAACCTTTTAGATGCTCGCAAGTTATTTAATACAATGTCACAAACTGATACAGTAAGTTGGAATGGATTGATGGCTGGATATGTACAAAATGGATTTTCAGATGAGGCTGCACCTTTGTTTAATGCAATGATCTCTGCCGGTGTCAAACCAGATGCGGTCACTTTTGCAAGTTTCCTTCCTTCTGTCCTTAAAACTGGGAGTCTTAAACATTGTAAGGAAGTTCATGGTTACATAGTGCGACATAGGGTGCCTTTTGATGTCTATTTGAAGAGTGCTCTTATTGACATATACTTCAAGGGTGGAGATGTAAAGATGGCATACAAGATTTTCCAGCAGAATACTTTGGTTGATGTTGCAGTTTGCACAGCTATGATATCAGGTTATGTACTTAATGGGCTGAATAGGGATGCTATAAACATTTTCCGGTGGTTAATTAAAGAGGGAATGGTTCCTAATTGCCTAACCATGGCTAGTGTTCTGCCAGCTTGTGCTGCAATGGCTGCTATAAAATTAGGGAAGGAGTTGCATTGTGATATTCTAAAGAAACGACTAGAGAATATAGTTAATGTGGGATCTGCCATAACAGATATGTATGCAAAATGCGGAAGAGTGGATCTTgcttatgaattttttaaaagaatgtcCCAAAGAGATAGTGTATGTTGGAACTCAATGCTTTCAAGCTTCTCACAGAATGGAAAACCAGAAATGGCCATTGATCTCTTTCGCCAAATGGGAATTAGTGGAGCCAAGTATGATACTGTGAGCCTATCATCTGCTCTCTCTGCTGCTTCAAATTTACCAGCACTCTATTATGGGAAAGAGATGCACGCCTACGTGATAAGAAATGCATTTAGTTTTGACACTTTTGTTGCAAGTGCACTGATAGATATGTATTCTAAATGTGGAAAACTAGCTTTGGCTAGATGTGTGTTTGACTTGATGGACGGGAAGAATGAAGTTTCATGGAACAGCATCATTGCTGCCTATGGAAACCATGGTTTCCCTAGAGAATGCCTTGACCTATTCCATGAGATGTTAGGAGCTGGGATTCACCCTGACCATGTTACTTTTCTTGTCATACTTTCTGCTTGTGGCCATGCAGGCTTAGTTGATGAAGGCATACACTACTTTCATTGCATGACTACAGAATATGGTATCAGTGCTAGGATGGAGCACTATGCATGCATGGTAGATTTGTATGGTCGTGCTGGCCGTTTGCATGAAGCATTTGATACTGTGAAGAGCATGCCATTCACTCCAGATGCTGGTGTTTGGGGGACATTGCTAGGAGCTTGCCGGCTCCATGGCAATGTGGAGTTGGCTAAACTAGCTTCAGGACATCTTGTAGACATGGACCCAAAGAATTCTGGATACTATGTATTGCTTTCTAATGTACATGCGGATGCTGGTGAATGGGCAAGTGTTCTAAAAATTAGAAGTTTAATGAAGGAGAAAGGAGTTCAGAAGATACCTGGATACAGCTGGATTGATGTTAATGGGGGAACCCATATGTTTTCTGCTGCTGATGGAAATCACCCAAAATCTGTTGAGATCTATTTGATTCTGAAGAGTCTCCTTCCTGAGCTGAGAAAACAGGGTTATATTCCTCAACCATACCTTCCATTGCACCCTCAAATCATGGGCAGGCATTGA
- the LOC106760980 gene encoding photosystem I reaction center subunit psaK, chloroplastic: MATTAITTLPQFTGLRPQFSAAPVQNLVAVQPMRRKGKGGLGVRCDYIGSSTNLIMVASTSLMLFAGRFGLAPSANRKATAGLKLEVRDSGLQTGDPAGFTLADTLACGAVGHIIGVGVVLGLKNIGAL, translated from the exons ATGGCAACCACTGCAATCACCACTCTCCCCCAATTCACTGGTCTCAGACCCCAATTCTCAGCTGCCCCTGTGCAGAACTTG GTTGCTGTGCAACCCATGAGGCGTAAGGGGAAGGGTGGTTTGGGAGTTCGATGTGACTACATTGGTTCATCCACTAATCTG ATTATGGTGGCTTCTACAAGCCTGATGCTGTTTGCTGGAAGGTTTGGATTGGCTCCATCAGCGAACAGGAAAGCCACTGCAGGGCTAAAGCTGGAGGTTAGGGACTCAGGCTTGCAGACTGGTGACCCTGCTGGGTTCACCCTTGCAGACACCTTGGCCTGTGGTGCTGTTGGCCACATCATTGGAGTTGGGGTTGTTCTTGGTCTCAAGAACATTGGTGCACTTTAA